The proteins below come from a single Staphylococcus sp. MI 10-1553 genomic window:
- a CDS encoding glycerophosphodiester phosphodiesterase family protein codes for MTIIFAHRGLSSKAPENTLTAFDLARKVEGVKWLELDLAITKDEQLIIFHDDDLDRTTDTTGEVSETLYEKIEHASSGEWFGPEFKDERVMTFEQLIDFANRYQMNLNIELKGITGPNGSYLSERMIQLFKEQIKQLDSNIEVLISSFNFALLKLAEQHVPQYTRAVLFERCAFYPDWRTIVDFCGSSIVHLEDINLTRDVVQEIKSSGYTLNVWTVNDKDRANTLINWGVDGIFTDCANDLIHLQKA; via the coding sequence ATGACAATAATTTTTGCGCACAGGGGTTTGTCAAGTAAGGCACCAGAAAATACACTTACAGCATTTGATTTGGCTCGAAAAGTAGAAGGCGTGAAATGGCTCGAGCTGGATTTAGCGATTACGAAAGATGAGCAGTTAATCATTTTTCACGATGATGATTTAGATCGTACAACGGATACGACAGGAGAAGTGAGTGAAACGCTATATGAAAAAATTGAACATGCTTCTTCTGGAGAGTGGTTCGGTCCTGAGTTCAAAGATGAGCGCGTGATGACCTTTGAACAGCTCATTGATTTTGCGAATCGCTATCAAATGAATTTGAACATTGAACTTAAAGGGATTACAGGTCCAAATGGGTCGTATCTCAGTGAGCGTATGATTCAATTGTTTAAAGAACAAATTAAACAATTGGATTCGAATATCGAAGTACTCATCTCAAGTTTCAACTTTGCGTTACTTAAGTTGGCAGAACAACATGTGCCACAGTATACGAGAGCTGTGTTATTTGAACGCTGTGCTTTTTATCCAGATTGGCGTACCATTGTTGATTTTTGTGGTTCGTCTATCGTTCATTTAGAAGATATCAATTTAACACGTGATGTCGTACAAGAAATTAAATCATCAGGCTATACTTTAAACGTATGGACGGTGAATGATAAAGATCGTGCAAATACACTTATCAATTGGGGTGTAGATGGCATCTTTACGGACTGTGCAAACGATTTAATTCATTTACAAAAAGCATAG
- a CDS encoding PH domain-containing protein: MITNSFLHENEKIAHAIFGVYEAKTLGTDTIRHGVLAATDERVIFYAKRLSGYDSEIFHYHKISTFELSKKVMGNIITFYSSGNKVSIKWIRDDELDNSIEYVNKKINGNETNSKNNTVPNHDTFNDDNELENLKKLKLLKELLEIDAITQEEFDDKKKKLLNL; this comes from the coding sequence TTGATCACAAACTCGTTTTTACATGAAAACGAGAAAATAGCACATGCAATTTTTGGTGTTTATGAAGCAAAAACTTTAGGAACTGATACAATTAGACATGGTGTTTTAGCAGCGACTGATGAAAGAGTTATATTTTACGCTAAACGGTTAAGTGGTTATGATTCAGAGATTTTTCATTACCATAAAATAAGTACATTTGAACTGAGTAAAAAAGTAATGGGTAACATAATCACTTTTTATTCAAGTGGAAACAAGGTTTCTATAAAGTGGATTAGGGATGATGAATTAGATAATTCTATTGAATATGTAAATAAAAAGATAAATGGCAACGAAACAAATTCTAAAAATAATACAGTTCCTAATCATGACACTTTTAATGACGATAATGAATTAGAAAATCTTAAAAAATTAAAATTATTAAAAGAGTTACTGGAAATTGATGCTATCACTCAAGAAGAATTTGATGACAAAAAGAAGAAATTACTAAATTTATAA
- the glnA gene encoding type I glutamate--ammonia ligase, with protein MPKQNFTKDDIRRFAEEENVRYLRLQFTDILGTIKNVEVPVSQLEKVLDNEMMFDGSSIEGFVRIEESDMYLYPDLNTWVIFPWTAGQGKVARLICDVYTTDHQPFAGDPRNNLKRVLKEMEELGFTDFNLGPEPEFFLFKLDEKGEPTMELNDHGGYFDLAPTDLGENCRRDIVLELEDMGFDIEASHHEVAPGQHEIDFKYADAVTACDNIQTFKLVVKTIARKHNLHATFMPKPLFGVNGSGMHFNVSLFKGKENAFYDESRDMQLTEDACHFIAGVLKNARGFTAVCNPLVNSYKRLVPGYEAPSYIAWSGKNRSPLIRVPSSRGLSTRIEIRSVDPAANPYMALATILQAGLDGIKNKLEVPEPVNQNIYEMNREEREAVGIEDLPSTLYTALKAMRENTIVKDALGEHIYNQFINSKSIEWDYYRTQVSEWEVEQYMKQY; from the coding sequence ATGCCAAAACAAAATTTCACTAAAGATGATATCCGACGCTTTGCAGAAGAAGAAAACGTACGTTACTTACGTCTACAATTTACTGATATCTTAGGAACAATTAAAAATGTTGAAGTACCAGTCAGTCAATTAGAAAAAGTTTTAGACAACGAAATGATGTTTGACGGATCTTCAATCGAGGGGTTTGTTCGAATTGAAGAGTCAGATATGTATTTATATCCTGATTTAAACACTTGGGTGATTTTTCCATGGACAGCAGGGCAAGGGAAAGTTGCACGCTTAATCTGTGATGTTTATACAACGGATCATCAGCCATTTGCAGGGGATCCTCGTAATAATTTAAAACGTGTATTAAAAGAAATGGAAGAACTTGGATTTACAGATTTCAACTTAGGGCCTGAACCAGAATTTTTCTTGTTCAAGTTAGACGAAAAGGGCGAACCTACAATGGAATTAAATGACCATGGTGGTTATTTCGATTTAGCCCCAACAGACTTAGGTGAAAACTGCCGTCGTGATATCGTACTTGAGTTAGAAGACATGGGCTTTGATATTGAAGCATCACACCATGAAGTTGCACCAGGACAACATGAAATTGACTTTAAATATGCAGATGCAGTGACAGCTTGTGACAACATTCAAACATTTAAATTAGTCGTTAAAACAATTGCACGTAAACATAATTTACATGCGACATTTATGCCAAAACCATTATTTGGTGTGAACGGAAGCGGTATGCACTTTAACGTTTCATTATTTAAAGGTAAAGAAAATGCTTTTTATGATGAAAGCAGAGATATGCAATTAACTGAAGATGCTTGCCACTTTATCGCAGGTGTTTTGAAAAACGCACGTGGATTCACTGCAGTATGTAATCCATTAGTAAACTCTTACAAGCGATTAGTACCAGGTTACGAAGCACCAAGTTACATTGCATGGAGTGGTAAAAACCGTTCACCATTAATTCGTGTACCAAGTTCTCGTGGCTTATCCACACGTATAGAAATCCGTTCAGTAGACCCAGCAGCAAACCCATACATGGCATTAGCAACAATCTTACAAGCAGGTCTTGACGGTATCAAAAATAAATTAGAAGTACCAGAACCAGTTAACCAAAACATCTATGAAATGAACCGTGAAGAGCGTGAAGCTGTTGGTATAGAAGACTTACCTTCAACGCTGTATACAGCATTAAAAGCAATGCGTGAAAACACAATCGTAAAAGACGCATTAGGTGAACACATCTATAACCAGTTTATCAACTCAAAATCTATCGAATGGGATTACTACCGCACGCAAGTGTCTGAATGGGAAGTTGAACAGTATATGAAGCAATATTAA
- a CDS encoding MerR family transcriptional regulator — protein MDKDTIRRNMPVFPMSVVSRLTELSARQIRYYETHELVTPSRTEGNKRLFSLNDLETLLSIKHLLEKGFNMKGIKQIMLSESTYALNEEEERLRKQMLVDTTQKPQRESIPLNRGDLSRFFK, from the coding sequence ATGGATAAGGATACAATTCGCCGCAACATGCCTGTATTTCCGATGAGTGTTGTCAGTCGTTTAACGGAACTGTCCGCGAGACAAATTCGTTATTATGAAACACATGAACTTGTAACACCTTCGCGCACAGAGGGGAACAAACGGCTTTTTTCCTTGAATGATTTAGAAACGTTACTTTCAATAAAACATTTATTAGAAAAAGGATTTAATATGAAAGGAATTAAACAGATTATGTTGTCAGAAAGTACATACGCGCTAAACGAAGAGGAAGAACGGTTAAGAAAACAAATGCTAGTGGATACGACACAAAAACCACAGCGTGAGTCGATACCGCTTAACCGTGGAGACTTATCACGATTTTTTAAATAA